In Amblyraja radiata isolate CabotCenter1 chromosome 28, sAmbRad1.1.pri, whole genome shotgun sequence, one DNA window encodes the following:
- the nsun5 gene encoding 28S rRNA (cytosine-C(5))-methyltransferase yields MALYVKAAAVLGQLEAKHGSVKTLVFNSGHKNIKQLYALVCETLRYSPVLEDIISTTALLKKEKKLQMNVAKVLVYDLLFGKGLKCGGSWKALIMKHRSQLNSTLARLKIKRKVCRNEDLIESKPAAKDCRLPRYVRVNLLKTNMEDVIDYFKREDYHYLGQATDADHLKNLGSKQFVSDPHLPELLVFHPKIDLHENVLYTAGHIILQDKASCLPAHLLNPPVGSHVIDACAAPGNKTSHLAAILCNKGKLFAFDLDTKRLATMGTLLLRAGVTCHEMANQDFLLVDASDSKYQGVKYILLDPSCSGSGIVNRLNQFTDDEDSSSTQRLQALAAFQHKALSHALSFPSVERVIYSTCSVNREENEDVVEKILQQYGNHFRLVNLMPSWPCRGLDTFPEGPRCLRASPSATLTNGFFVAMLEKQNGQNELEQNRESFSEERVPLPGSDLAPAKTLEGKPAACTPAPRTKKVKRKKVQSRT; encoded by the exons ATGGCTCTATACGTGAAGGCGGCTGCCGTCCTGGGACAGCTGGAGGCCAAGCACGGATCCGTCAAAACCCTGGTGTTTAACAGCGGCCACAAG AATATTAAGCAGCTCTATGCTCTGGTGTGTGAAACCCTGAGATACTCTCCTGTGCTGGAAGATATTATCAGCACGACAGCCCTGCTgaagaaggagaagaagctgCAGATGAACGTTGCCAAG GTACTGGTGTATGACCTCCTCTTTGGGAAGGGCCTGAAGTGTGGCGGGAGTTGGAAAGCATTGATTATGAAACATCGTTCCCAGTTAAATTCAACGCTTGCCAGACTGAAGATAAAAAGAAAGGTTTGCCGCAACGAGGACCTCATTGAATCAAAACCTGCTGCAAAAG ATTGCCGACTGCCCCGTTATGTCAGAGTGAATCTGCTGAAAACCAACATGGAGGATGTCATTGACTATTTCAAGCGCGAGGATTACCATTACCTCGGGCAGGCAACTGA TGCAGATCATTTGAAGAATCTTGGTTCTAAACAGTTTGTCTCTGATCCTCATCTCCCTGAATTACTAGTTTTCCACCCAAAGATTGACCTTCATGAAAATGTCTTGTACACAGCTGGACATATCATTCTGCAAGATAAG GCCAGTTGTCTCCCAGCACATCTCTTGAACCCTCCAGTGGGTTCTCACGTAATTGATGCGTGTGCGGCTCCTGGAAACAAGACCAGCCATCTCGCTGCTATTCTTTGCAACAAAGG taaactCTTTGCATTTGACCTGGACACCAAACGCTTGGCTACAATGGGCACTCTGTTGTTGCGGGCTGGAGTCACATGCCATGAAATGGCCAACCAGGACTTCTTGCTAGTGGATGCCAGCGACTCCAAGTACCAGGGTGTGAAGTACATTTTACTGGATCCTTCTTGCAGCGGCTCTG GAATTGTAAACCGCTTGAACCAGTTCACAGATGATGAGGACTCGTCATCCACACAGCGCCTGCAGGCGTTAGCAGCTTTCCAGCATAAAGCCCTCAGTCACGCACTGAGCTTTCCAAGTGTGGAACGGGTTATATATTCAACTTGTTCGGTCAACCGTGAGGAGAATGAAGATGTTGTTGAGAAGATACTGCAGCAATATGGAAACCATTTCAG ACTAGTCAACCTGATGCCCTCGTGGCCATGTCGTGGGCTGGACACATTCCCTGAAGGTCCCAGGTGTCTCCGTGCTTCGCCAAGCGCCACACTGACAAATGGCTTTTTTGTTGCTATGTTGGAAAAGCAAAATGGACAAAATGAATTGGAGCAAAACAGAGAGAG CTTCTCTGAAGAGAGGGTGCCACTGCCAGGGTCTGATCTTGCTCCTGCGAAGACATTGGAAGGAAAGCCTGCAGCTTGCACACCAGCTCCTCGAACCAAAAAAGTGAAACGGAAGAAAGTCCAATCACGGACATGA